Proteins encoded in a region of the Trypanosoma brucei gambiense DAL972 chromosome 11, complete sequence genome:
- a CDS encoding RBP39 produces the protein MSSTQTTSVFFTDVPLFVEERSLRKHFESVGHITDFRLLGPPVGKDFRYGFAEYLDSTSAEEAIARLNGTSFGGRPMKVMSAAATRGRKRQRQQNASHQQQPAPRGGMTFPRGYTDPVLGRDDTSIFECLQGMQQSDAYEAVEQLRVLVLERKNEARKLLENNPALRLAVVMILQHAGRLPFGPLPPEAIQHGGIRVDAPVPAAPAEGEGEKVEPPREQNDEIIEILSKLSEEEVERIVSMTDEDLNRIPDLSQRQQIGVLRERLLELAADLE, from the coding sequence ATGTCTTCCACACAGACGACGAGTGTGTTCTTCACGGATGTTCCGCTTTTTGTGGAGGAGCGAAGTTTGCGTAAGCACTTTGAAAGTGTGGGCCACATAACGGACTTCCGGTTGCTTGGTCCGCCCGTGGGGAAAGATTTTCGCTACGGCTTTGCCGAGTACTTGGATTCTACTAGTGCAGAGGAAGCCATTGCTCGCCTCAACGGGACATCCTTTGGTGGTCGACCAATGAAAGTTATGTCCGCAGCGGCCACGCGGGGCCGCAAGAGGCAACGTCAACAGAACGCTTCCCATCAACAGCAACCAGCCCCGCGCGGGGGGATGACATTTCCTCGTGGATACACCGATCCGGTTCTCGGTCGCGATGATACTAGCATTTTTGAGTGCTTGCAGGGAATGCAACAGTCAGATGCCTATGAGGCCGTGGAGCAGTTACGGGTTCTGGTGTTGGAGCGTAAGAATGAGGCTCGCAAGTTGCTGGAAAATAATCCTGCGTTGCGACTGGCTGTTGTTATGATTTTACAGCATGCCGGTCGGCTTCCTTTCGGACCGTTGCCACCAGAGGCCATTCAGCACGGAGGGATTAGAGTGGATGCACCGGTTCCAGCGGCTCCAGCCGAGGGGGAGGGCGAGAAGGTAGAGCCACCGCGGGAGCAGAATGATGAGATAATAGAAATCCTATCGAAGCTGAGCGAGGAAGAAGTAGAGCGCATCGTGAGCATGACGGACGAGGATCTCAATCGTATTCCCGACCTTTCGCAACGTCAACAAATAGGTGTACTGAGAGAACGGTTGCTGGAGCTTGCGGCAGACCTTGAGTAG
- a CDS encoding ras-related protein rab-2a, putative, translating into MQQHHYVFKYIIIGDSGVGKSCLLLQFTDKRFEPLHDLTIGVEFGARVVTIKEKNIKLQIWDTAGQESFRSITRSYYRGACGALLVYDVTRRDTFTHLQTWLEDARSNANTAIVIMLIGNKCDLEKKREVSREEGEAFARKHNLVFMETSAKTAQNVDDAFLKTAAMIYDNVESGVLDAGAVSGKQGTGPGVARVSRAGGKKSEDSESGCFC; encoded by the coding sequence ATGCAGCAGCACCATTATGTTTTCAAGTACATTATTATTGGTGATAGCGGAGTGGGAAAGAGTTGCCTCCTGCTGCAGTTCACGGACAAGCGGTTTGAACCGCTGCACGACTTAACCATCGGAGTAGAATTTGGTGCCCGCGTAGTGACTATTAAAGAGAAGAACATCAAACTGCAGATTTGGGATACAGCTGGACAGGAAAGCTTCCGGAGCATCACTCGCAGTTATTACCGTGGGGCGTGTGGTGCGCTTCTCGTGTATGATGTAACCCGTCGTGACACTTTTACGCATCTGCAAACATGGTTGGAAGATGCGAGGTCAAATGCCAACACGGCCATTGTTATTATGCTTATTGGAAACAAATGTGACTTGGAGAAGAAACGAGAGGTGTCACGGGAGGAGGGTGAGGCGTTTGCACGGAAGCACAACTTGGTTTTTATGGAAACGAGTGCGAAAACAGCGCAAAATGTGGATGACGCGTTTCTGAAAACTGCGGCAATGATTTATGATAATGTGGAGTCCGGCGTGTTGGATGCGGGCGCCGTTTCGGGTAAACAAGGGACAGGACCCGGCGTGGCGCGGGTGTCGAGGGCTGGTGGCAAAAAGTCAGAAGACAGTGAAAGTGGCTGCTTCTGCTGA
- a CDS encoding T. brucei spp.-specific protein: MLYLFSEDIFMIASSPAPESERVTSGVAPPYVTISTELVQLRSFADVRKTMMSFSGAVEGGQAESGQDNGVISPSISRQFHGNASRSPSVLCVWDVDDTFVTSGREGSRQHVLFETDNLLHTFGSCPARHLLLTRGSVDDLFVPGPRGGKLQRFTSFFTGDAKFHGDTPGGVKAKKGRVDGSCCSRPLVVTSVKKSPLDGSDVPIIRIATAHAPRKVSMGIEALFTATEQYTMEEDESCVRWLAFRPSLWGISLSSLSSLVVPSPHTAFLDGAIFRKMDIVRSLAVSGLWDVVFFVDNNLSELGVVRPGLGIGDYHRFKAAGELRKFFLSDFLLLRASSALADRSHRRHTPKLKVSGTCSPGSGALSCGELGSDNTFSQGNFIEVHREPGISGEESPGVSSGFGSAVEGYPKEDEQVVKIIVGHFHMEAEKFNMYKQLVPPAFQHEVHFSYHPAFSSGAVCRDEQIARLLEDFRDYEREILQGEEKFGFFGRPVPGWEPSIGLVRCLRPEYRKQLASLRDQYVPICRDINRIMLVKVPQLPVDERDHVMKRESATLYKRLVRQQLVVDPFLIERVALILFYISTVNHRILPSTLLELKKEIQALMNGMVPANGVLKKKCLSVLVLNPKGNS, translated from the coding sequence atgttATATCTCTTTAGCGAAGACATCTTCATGATCGCATCTTCTCCGGCCCCGGAATCTGAGCGTGTTACATCGGGAGTTGCACCACCTTACGTAACTATCAGTACCGAACTCGTGCAGTTGAGGTCATTTGCAGATGTCCGGAAAACTATGATGTCCTTCAGCGGAGCCGTTGAAGGTGGACAAGCAGAATCTGGACAGGATAACGGTGTCATATCACCCTCCATTTCACGACAATTCCATGGTAATGCCTCGCGTTCTCCAAGTGTTTTATGCGTTTGGGATGTAGACGATACGTTTGTGACATCTGGTCGGGAGGGCAGTCGTCAGCATGTGCTGTTTGAGACTGATAATCTCCTTCATACATTTGGTAGCTGCCCAGCAAGACATTTACTGTTGACACGGGGTAGTGTGGATGACTTGTTTGTTCCAGGGCCCAGGGGCGGAAAACTTCAGCGATTTACTTCATTCTTTACGGGAGATGCAAAATTTCATGGTGACACACCGGGAGGTGTCAAAGCGAAAAAAGGCCGCGTCGATGGTAGTTGTTGCTCACGACCGTTAGTTGTTACTAGCGTGAAGAAAAGTCCTCTTGATGGCAGTGACGTTCCCATCATACGAATTGCCACAGCGCATGCCCCAAGAAAAGTGTCGATGGGTATCGAAGCTCTTTTTACTGCCACCGAGCAATACACGATGGAGGAAGACGAAAGTTGTGTACGGTGGTTGGCATTCCGGCCTTCTTTGTGGGGGATTTCCCTTTCCAGTCTGTCTAGTCTCGTTGTTCCGTCACCACACACCGCTTTTTTAGATGGTGCAATATTTCGAAAGATGGATATCGTGCGTTCACTTGCAGTGAGTGGGTTGTGGGACGTTGTTTTCTTCGTTGATAACAACCTCTCCGAACTTGGTGTAGTGCGTCCTGGGCTCGGGATAGGGGATTATCATCGGTTCAAGGCTGCAGGAGAGCTACGAAAGTTTTTCCTTTCGGATTTTTTGTTGCTCAGGGCATCATCAGCGTTGGCCGACAGATCCCATAGACGTCACACACCCAAACTGAAGGTGAGCGGCACGTGCTCCCCGGGAAGTGGTGCCTTATCGTGCGGTGAATTAGGCTCCGACAATACTTTTTCGCAAGGTAACTTCATTGAAGTTCATCGTGAACCCGGGATTTCGGGAGAAGAGAGCCCTGGCGTAAGTAGCGGGTTTGGGAGTGCAGTTGAGGGTTACCCGAAGGAGGATGAGCAGGTGGTGAAAATCATAGTGGGTCATTTTCACATGGAGGCGGAGAAGTTTAACATGTATAAACAACTAGTGCCTCCTGCATTCCAGCATGAGGTGCATTTTTCGTATCACCCTGCTTTTTCATCTGGTGCTGTGTGCAGGGACGAGCAGATTGCAAGATTACTGGAGGACTTTCGGGACTACGAAAGGGAGATTTTGCAGGGAGAGGAGAAATTCGGGTTCTTTGGTCGGCCTGTTCCGGGCTGGGAGCCGAGCATCGGTTTGGTACGCTGTTTGCGGCCCGAGTACCGGAAACAATTGGCGTCCCTGCGGGATCAATACGTGCCAATCTGCAGGGACATAAACAGAATTATGCTTGTTAAAGTACCTCAACTCCCTGTTGATGAGCGAGATCATGTCATGAAGCGAGAGTCAGCAACTCTCTACAAACGATTAGTTAGACAGCAGTTGGTTGTTGACCCGTTCCTCATTGAGCGTGTTGCTCTAATACTCTTTTACATTTCAACGGTAAACCACCGAATACTGCCGAGCACCTTGttggaattaaaaaaagaaatacaggCGCTAATGAACGGTATGGTTCCTGCAAACGgagtgctgaagaagaaatgtTTATCGGTGCTCGTCCTCAATCCAAAGGGAAACAGCTAG
- a CDS encoding T. brucei spp.-specific protein gives MSDGFSILAGGSSRPLYPATRSHSAACGVTSLMVVVSLCTTTLFFFLTKKKRKINASGGECQWCCKYSKMQATKQFSAGFTCHGNPAFSLFSSISSILCARVASYLDYIRDTHH, from the coding sequence ATGAGTGACGGTTTCTCCATTCTGGCAGGGGGTTCGTCACGACCGTTGTATCCAGCGACGCGCTCCCATTCCGCTGCGTGCGGTGTCACGTCTCTAATGGTAGTGGTATCTTTATGTACTacgacactttttttttttttaacgaagaaaaaacgtAAAATCAACGCCTCTGGTGGAGAGTGTCAGTGGTGCTGCAAATattcaaaaatgcaagcgACGAAGCAATTTTCTGCAGGATTTACATGCCATGGTAATCCCGCTTTTTCCCTGTTTTCTTCTATATCGAGTATTCTGTGTGCACGCGTAGCAAGTTACTTGGATTATATACGCGATACACACCATTAG
- a CDS encoding phosphatidylinositol 3-kinase catalytic subunit,putative, with amino-acid sequence MLELIHVYISLSIIRVPSLAIFSVFNYFSPVCFFFSPVYYNFVAVCGGSRDLMTQSAEVSVTSYEQPLPGRPTDGVGADLPRDADDVRDSTQEFDMLAVDVILGDGTHCALDFAESAYLKRLISQKQPVQLEFGSQVAIEELKRIVALDLRGSKLSRARRQTRADVKSRMSEADDKVLSSFSTSAAPHREDSQACAFFSETTLSRNGTVSCYNACELTRNRELFMEVLELSARLEMEKTFAVLCGEFGRIYKEEVFCDTDIRSLASLNSKEKLCEVLAFREKVMTAFRIGGGSAEPGSPQPRSLQPTKDVLIATGADKSNHQLPCVAWLKKDRYFYPEFYHVGDLTQSIDPSSTTMTEASYLGEDFAKKGHTLYQNPVWEGEDSAKTCSECKRSFSSWPALLFAAVRARNCRCCGRRMCEQCTSWMLDKSLAKLSKPGQPEEGRMRHACKRCYDQAMMINKHTFLCTTFVCAGLSIVDIALLRTVNEQWRAAAELCLSDYRSSLYENMWNMKIPKRTAQILASSVNLLVGHPEPLIFLFISIDWENNELVEKACAAIEQTAKGAAPPPMSPHLRDFYWKPPLSHWYMLCTRTCGRMLPPFFGIKILECLHRAPQGHATAEKIRKIVTKHLLRDWITSLDTCIRECVVLLLLDIFDLESCQPRVVSVLLSLSKLDPQLAIVICQEASARMRVNEFSYRTLQERVIERNADTFPESHQKFLNTLKFLNLITPEVNLVPVGGDAREYQRALVTQLSNSGLMGGLAETTGESVSGCLSTSSRIAQERSGLCAVSPMLFPFDSSVVITHIDLGGIKIMESSQRPVSIPLVDAEGVTRSILVKRENLEKDKVMCVTSRFLRWVLYKQIGNVVLPTYRVILLSPSSGLIEVVKDGQTIHRVIGKDKEGRLLQHLVSLEKTQGQLGDSVSEPQLHERVRGAGHQCGQPNSLIVKGFDSQKSAALARECFMCSAKFFILLNYIFAIGDRHRENVMIHPSGAIFHIDYGMLLTTRTLAEHVLPSYVRFDSDLEGCIEYFMKEEPAPEVQTEGEQDDSCTRFIIQTADWFLEVRSYAGIMHQLLSHIVRRNALDGIKHIGELTALMNLTLMRSLAEESCKETFCKRVKDSRGRTWLKDITHDTHKWTQQAMERGFKWLYKLMSLHPIGVDARNQTK; translated from the coding sequence ATGTTAGAGCTCatacatgtgtatatatCCCTGTCGATAATTCGAGTCCCATCTCTAGCGATATTTTCTGTGTTTAACTACTTTTCCcccgtttgttttttcttttcccctgttTACTATAATTTCGTCGCGGTGTGTGGAGGCAGCCGAGATTTGATGACCCAGTCGGCGGAAGTTTCCGTGACTTCGTATGAGCAGCCGCTGCCGGGCCGTCCGACTGATGGTGTGGGCGCCGATTTACCTCGGGACGCAGATGATGTACGGGATTCCACACAGGAGTTCGACATGCTTGCGGTAGATGTGATTCTTGGAGACGGGACCCACTGCGCACTGGACTTCGCTGAGAGCGCTTATCTCAAGCGACTGATATCTCAGAAGCAACCAGTACAGCTTGAATTTGGCTCTCAAGTTGCCATAGAGGAGTTAAAAAGGATAGTAGCGTTAGATCTGAGAGGTTCAAAACTCTCCCGTGCTCGGCGTCAGACCCGCGCTGATGTTAAGTCGAGAATGTCGGAAGCAGATGACAAagttttgtcttctttttccacgaGCGCGGCACCACATAGAGAAGACAGCCAGgcttgtgcttttttttccgagACAACATTGTCCCGGAACGGAACCGTATCGTGCTACAATGCGTGCGAATTGACACGCAACAGGGAATTATTTATGGAGGTTTTAGAGTTAAGTGCGCGTctagaaatggaaaaaacgTTTGCCGTCCTTTGTGGTGAATTTGGTCGAATATACAAGGAGGAAGTGTTTTGTGACACTGATATCCGTTCGCTTGCGTCATTAAACAGCAAAGAGAAGTTATGTGAAGTCTTAGCTTTCCGGGAGAAGGTCATGACTGCATTTAGAATCGGTGGTGGCAGTGCTGAACCGGGTTCGCCCCAGCCACGGTCGCTCCAGCCAACAAAAGATGTGCTAATAGCCACGGGAGCTGACAAATCCAACCATCAGCTCCCATGTGTGGCATGGTTGAAGAAGGATCGCTATTTCTATCCCGAATTTTATCACGTTGGGGATTTGACGCAATCCATTGACCCCAGTTCGACGACTATGACTGAAGCATCGTATCTTGGGGAGGACTTCGCAAAAAAAGGCCACACCCTTTACCAGAACCCTGtgtgggagggggaagacTCGGCTAAGACGTGCTCAGAGTGCAAGAGATCTTTCTCCTCATGGCCGGCTCTGTTGTTTGCTGCGGTTCGGGCGCGTAACTGCCGTTGCTGTGGCCGGCGCATGTGTGAGCAGTGCACGTCATGGATGTTAGACAAGTCATTGGCCAAGTTAAGTAAGCCTGGTCAACCGGAGGAGGGCAGAATGCGTCACGCATGCAAGAGGTGCTACGATCAAGCAATGATgataaataaacacacattTCTTTGCACCACATTCGTTTGCGCCGGCCTATCTATCGTGGATATCGCACTCTTACGTACCGTCAACGAGCAGTGGAGGGCTGCAGCCGAGTTGTGCCTCAGTGACTACAGATCATCTCTCTACGAGAACATGTGGAACATGAAGATACCAAAACGGACAGCACAGATCCTTGCCAGTAGCGTTAATCTTTTGGTTGGCCACCCCGAGCCTCTCATATTTCTCTTCATATCTATTGACTGGGAGAACAATGAACTTGTTGAGAAGGCCTGCGCAGCAATCGAGCAAACGGCAAAGGGAGCCGCACCGCCGCCAATGTCACCACATCTTCGTGACTTCTATTGGAAGCCGCCATTGAGCCACTGGTATATGTTGTGCACACGCACTTGCGGTCGGATGCTACCACCGTTCTTTGGTATCAAAATTCTGGAGTGTTTGCACCGTGCACCACAAGGCCATGCAACAGCGGAAAAAATACGGAAAATAGTGACAAAGCACCTGCTGCGAGATTGGATTACGTCGCTGGATACGTGCATACGAgaatgtgttgtgttgcTCCTGTTGGATATCTTTGATCTCGAGAGCTGCCAGCCCCGTGTTGTGTCCGTTCTACTCTCCTTGTCGAAGCTCGATCCACAGTTGGCGATCGTTATTTGTCAAGAGGCGTCAGCGCGAATGAGGGTCAATGAATTCAGCTACCGCACACTACAGGAGCGCGTCATTGAAAGAAACGCTGACACATTCCCGGAATCACATCAGAAATTTCTCAATACACTTAAGTTTTTAAACTTGATCACACCTGAGGTGAATCTTGTCCCGGTGGGTGGGGATGCCAGGGAGTATCAGAGGGCGCTTGTTACTCAGCTCTCGAACAGTGGGCTAATGGGGGGTTTGGCGGAAACGACCGGCGAATCGGTCTCTGGTTGTTTGTCAACTTCATCGAGGATTGCGCAGGAACGCAGTGGGCTGTGTGCCGTATCGCCTATGCTGTTTCCGTTTGACAGTAGTGTGGTTATAACACACATCGACTTGGGGGGTATCAAGATAATGGAATCTAGTCAACGGCCTGTTTCGATTCCGCTCGTTGATGCAGAAGGTGTGACGCGGAGTATTCTTGTCAAGAGGGAAAACCTTGAAAAGGATAAAGTGATGTGTGTCACCTCGCGGTTTTTGCGGTGGGTGCTCTACAAGCAAATAGGCAACGTGGTCCTTCCCACGTATCGCGTTATTTTGCTTTCGCCGTCTTCGGGTTTGATAGAGGTGGTAAAGGACGGGCAGACAATTCACCGTGTGATTGGAAAGGACAAAGAGGGTCGCCTGCTTCAGCACCTTGTGTCACTTGAGAAGACACAAGGCCAGCTGGGGGACTCGGTGTCGGAACCTCAACTTCATGAAAGGGTACGAGGAGCGGGACATCAGTGTGGACAACCTAATAGTTTGATAGTTAAAGGCTTCGATAGTCAAAAATCAGCTGCTCTTGCCCGTGAGTGTTTCATGTGCTCCGCAAAGTTTTTCATATTGCTGAATTATATATTTGCAATCGGTGATCGACATCGTGAGAATGTTATGATTCATCCGAGTGGTGCTATATTCCACATCGATTATGGTATGCTTTTAACAACACGGACGTTAGCCGAGCATGTCCTACCTTCCTATGTCCGATTCGACTCTGACCTCGAGGGTTGCATTGAATACTTTATGAAAGAAGAACCCGCGCCGGAAGTGCAGACTGAGGGGGAACAAGACGATTCCTGTACGAGATTTATTATACAAACTGCTGATTGGTTTCTCGAAGTGCGGTCGTACGCGGGCATTATGCACCAACTTCTTTCTCACATTGTCCGCCGTAATGCGCTCGACGGAATTAAACACATAGGAGAGTTGACAGCGCTGATGAACTTAACGCTAATGCGGAGCCTTGCGGAAGAAAGTTGCAAAGAAACCTTCTGCAAACGAGTGAAGGATTCACGTGGACGAACATGGCTAAAGGACATTACCCATGATACTCATAAGTGGACCCAACAAGCTATGGAGCGTGGCTTCAAGTGGTTATATAAGCTTATGAGTTTACACCCCATCGGCGTGGATGCACGAAATCAAACAAAATGA
- a CDS encoding deaminase, putative encodes MEEVVVPEEPPKLVSALATYVQQERLCTMFLSIANKLLPLKPHACHLKRIRRSSATRVATAPMDGFAGGVICDKRDSSVATSTISDGCERNSAALGTPAAEKSHVLELLLSVGGPVDSSALKELESAADTTVAVHRVWVPDRAPRSSAEEWTKWCQIWPFATPKPRVPTQLSECEVGSIQRIFRTVVMPLAKRLRTDETLGIAAVLVDPSDGYRVLVSSGEEHALKRGNSAACLGYVSNSGCRKSNRVVLDHPVTFVLKEVTRKQCKDREVEGDASYLANGMDMFVSHEPCVMCSMALVHSRVRRVFYCFPNPVHGGLGSTVSIHAIQELNHHFRVFRCDSRWLSDPEGVSSDHDNPYWEDLTVP; translated from the coding sequence atggaggaggtggTAGTACCGGAGGAACCCCCCAAACTTGTAAGTGCTTTGGCCACGTACGTGCAGCAGGAACGCTTGTGCACCATGTTCCTGAGTATTGCCAACAAATTACTCCCCCTCAAGCCACATGCTTGCCATCTGAAGCGTATCCGCCGTTCTTCGGCGACCCGAGTTGCCACTGCTCCCATGGATGGCTTTGCTGGGGGTGTTATTTGCGATAAACGTGACAGCTCCGTTGCCACTAGTACGATCTCTGACGGCTGTGAGAGAAACAGTGCCGCTTTAGGTACCCCAGCGGCAGAAAAGAGCCACGTACTGGAGCTCCTTTTGAGCGTTGGCGGTCCCGTAGACAGCAGTGCGTTGAAAGAACTTGAGTCAGCAGCGGATACTACTGTTGCCGTGCACAGGGTGTGGGTTCCGGATAGGGCACCGCGCAGTTCCGCCGAGGAATGGACCAAATGGTGTCAGATTTGGCCTTTCGCCACACCAAAGCCACGTGTACCGACACAATTGTCGGAGTGCGAGGTGGGGAGCATCCAGCGCATTTTTCGTACGGTGGTTATGCCGTTAGCAAAGCGGCTTCGCACGGACGAAACCCTTGGGATTGCGGCGGTATTAGTTGATCCCTCTGATGGTTACCGCGTGCTTGTTTCTAGTGGTGAGGAGCACGCACTTAAACGGGGGAATAGTGCAGCGTGTCTTGGTTATGTTTCCAATTCCGGGTGCCGCAAATCCAATCGAGTGGTGCTGGATCATCCTGTAACATTCGTGTTAAAGGAAGTCACTCGCAAGCAGTGTAAAGACCGAGAGGTTGAAGGCGACGCGTCGTACCTCGCCAATGGTATGGACATGTTTGTTAGTCATGAGCCTTGCGTAATGTGCTCCATGGCCCTTGTTCACAGCAGGGTGAGGCGTGTTTTCTACTGTTTCCCCAACCCTGTGCACGGTGGTTTGGGTTCCACTGTCTCAATTCACGCGATTCAAGAACTGAACCATCACTTCCGAGTGTTTCGCTGTGACTCGCGTTGGCTGAGCGATCCAGAGGGTGTGTCCAGTGATCATGACAATCCGTACTGGGAGGACCTTACGGTGCCTTGA